The DNA window AAGTAGATAATTTTATTCCACAGATAACATGTTGGGGAGCTTATGTCCTGGAAAAATCGAAGAACAAAGTTCACATTTTCAAAGCAAAAAAAACCATGCTGGCAACCGGAGGAGCAGGTCAGGTTTATAATTATAATACCAATCCGGAGGTTGCTACAGGTGATGGTTATGCTATGGCAGGAATGGCTGGAGCAAGAATTGCCAACATGGAATTCATCCAGTTTCATCCGACAGCATTCTATAGTCCCGCAGGAAAACCATTTCTGGTTTCGGAAGCATTAAGAGGTGAAGGAGCGATCTTAAAACTGCAAGATGGACAGTCTTTTATGGAAAGATATCACCGGCTTGGTAGTCTTGCTCCAAGGGATGTTGTTTCCCGGGCAATCGATTTTGAACTGAAAAAAAGCGGAGATAAATTTCTTTATCTTGATGCGACAGGGATTCCAACCGAAAAACTAAAGAAAAGTTTTCCTTATATTGGTAAAAAATGTCTGAAGAGAGGGATTGATTTCACGAAGGAACCGATTCCGGTTGTGCCGGCTGCTCATTATTTCTGCGGGGGGATTTTAACGACTATCAATGGTCAAACTGATATCAAGAATCTATTCGCTGCTGGAGAAGTTGCCTGTACAGGATTGCATGGAGCAAATCGTCTTGCTTCCAATTCACTTCTCGAAGGTCTGGTAATCGCTTATCGAGCCGGGAATCATCCTTCCAACAAAGAAGAAGTCATTTTCCCTGAAATCCCGGAATGGCACGATATCGGGACTTTTAATGAAAACGAATGGGTAGTAATTTCTCATAATAGGGAGATCATTCAGAAGATCATGCAGGGATATGTTTTTATT is part of the Candidatus Cloacimonadota bacterium genome and encodes:
- a CDS encoding L-aspartate oxidase, encoding MKNFDFLVIGSGIAGLVYALEVSKIGKVAVVTKEKLNNCNTEYAQGGIAAVLSHHDSYEEHIKDTFIAGSEIGKKKVIKTIVEEGPACIDYLIKLGTEFTMENDELDRSLENLSLTREGGHSQKRVAHAADSTGHEVMKALIKACRGNQNISIFENHLAIDLITQHHISQVDNFIPQITCWGAYVLEKSKNKVHIFKAKKTMLATGGAGQVYNYNTNPEVATGDGYAMAGMAGARIANMEFIQFHPTAFYSPAGKPFLVSEALRGEGAILKLQDGQSFMERYHRLGSLAPRDVVSRAIDFELKKSGDKFLYLDATGIPTEKLKKSFPYIGKKCLKRGIDFTKEPIPVVPAAHYFCGGILTTINGQTDIKNLFAAGEVACTGLHGANRLASNSLLEGLVIAYRAGNHPSNKEEVIFPEIPEWHDIGTFNENEWVVISHNREIIQKIMQGYVFITRSTRLLNYAHSRISNIYEEINNFYQENPVRKEVIETRNLAVVANIIIRSALLRKESRGLHYNIDFPEKDDVKYKKDTII